One Staphylococcus simiae genomic region harbors:
- the ychF gene encoding redox-regulated ATPase YchF, producing the protein MALTAGIVGLPNVGKSTLFNAITKAGALAANYPFATIDPNVGIVEVPDTRLLKLEEMVQPKKTIPTTFEFTDIAGIVKGASKGEGLGNKFLSHIREVDAICQVVRAFDDDNVTHVSGRVDPIDDIEVINMELVLADLESVEKRLPRIEKMARQKDKTAEMEVRILTKIKEALENGKPVRSLEFNDEDQKWVNQAQLLTSKKMLYIANVGEDEIGDQDNDKVKAIREYATKEDSEVIVISAKIEEEIAMLDEEDKEMFLEDLGIEEPGLDRLIRTTYELLGLSTYFTAGVQEVRAWTFKQGMTAPQCAGIIHTDFERGFIRAEVTSYDDYVQYGGENGAKEAGRQRLEGKDYIMQDGDIVHFRFNV; encoded by the coding sequence TTTGCCTAACGTTGGTAAATCAACATTATTTAATGCAATCACTAAAGCAGGTGCTTTAGCTGCAAACTATCCTTTCGCAACAATTGATCCAAACGTTGGAATCGTAGAAGTACCAGATACACGTTTGTTGAAATTAGAAGAAATGGTACAACCTAAAAAAACGATACCTACTACATTCGAATTTACAGATATTGCTGGTATTGTTAAAGGTGCATCAAAAGGTGAAGGCCTAGGAAATAAATTCTTATCTCATATAAGAGAAGTCGATGCTATATGTCAAGTTGTTCGTGCATTTGATGATGATAATGTCACACACGTTTCTGGAAGAGTTGATCCAATTGATGATATAGAAGTTATTAATATGGAACTTGTGTTAGCAGATTTAGAATCTGTTGAAAAACGATTGCCACGTATTGAAAAAATGGCACGTCAAAAAGACAAAACAGCTGAAATGGAAGTTCGTATTTTAACTAAAATTAAAGAGGCTCTAGAAAACGGTAAACCTGTTAGAAGTTTAGAGTTTAATGACGAAGACCAAAAATGGGTTAACCAAGCACAATTACTTACATCTAAAAAAATGTTATACATTGCTAATGTTGGAGAAGATGAAATTGGTGATCAAGATAATGATAAAGTAAAAGCAATTCGCGAATACGCTACTAAAGAAGACTCAGAAGTGATTGTTATTAGTGCGAAAATTGAAGAAGAAATTGCTATGTTAGATGAAGAAGATAAAGAAATGTTCTTAGAAGATTTAGGAATCGAGGAACCAGGGTTAGATAGATTGATAAGAACAACATATGAGTTGCTAGGCTTATCAACGTATTTCACTGCTGGCGTACAAGAAGTACGTGCTTGGACGTTTAAACAAGGTATGACAGCACCACAATGCGCTGGTATCATTCATACTGACTTTGAACGTGGCTTTATCAGAGCAGAAGTCACAAGTTATGATGACTATGTACAATATGGTGGCGAAAATGGGGCTAAAGAAGCGGGTAGACAACGTTTAGAAGGTAAAGACTATATTATGCAAGATGGTGACATTGTTCACTTTAGATTTAATGTATAA
- the rpsF gene encoding 30S ribosomal protein S6, protein MRTYEIMYIVRPNIEEDARKALVERFNGILASEGSEVLEEKDWGKRRLAYEINDFSDGFYNIVRIKTDNNKATDEFQRLAKINDDIIRYMVIREDQDK, encoded by the coding sequence ATGAGAACATATGAAATTATGTACATCGTACGCCCAAACATTGAAGAAGATGCTAGAAAAGCGTTAGTTGAACGTTTTAACGGTATCTTAGCTTCAGAAGGATCAGAAGTTTTAGAAGAAAAAGACTGGGGTAAACGTCGCCTAGCTTATGAAATCAATGACTTCAGTGATGGATTCTACAATATCGTACGTATTAAAACTGATAATAACAAAGCTACTGACGAATTCCAACGTTTAGCTAAAATCAATGACGATATCATTCGTTATATGGTTATTCGTGAAGACCAAGATAAGTAA
- the ssb gene encoding single-stranded DNA-binding protein — MLNRVVLVGRLTKDPEYRTTPSGVSVATFTLAVNRTFTNAQGEREADFINCVVFRRQADNVNNYLSKGSLAGVDGRLQSRNYENQEGRRVFVTEVVCDSVQFLEPKNAQHNGGQRQQNEFQDYGQGFGGQQSGQNNSNNNASNTKQSDNPFANANGPIDISDDDLPF; from the coding sequence ATGCTAAATAGAGTTGTATTAGTAGGTCGTTTAACGAAAGATCCGGAATACAGAACCACTCCCTCAGGTGTGAGTGTAGCGACATTCACTCTTGCAGTCAATCGTACTTTTACGAATGCACAAGGTGAACGTGAAGCTGATTTCATTAACTGTGTTGTTTTTAGAAGACAAGCAGATAATGTTAATAACTATCTATCAAAAGGCAGCTTAGCTGGTGTAGATGGTCGCTTACAATCTCGTAATTATGAAAATCAAGAAGGTCGTCGTGTGTTTGTTACTGAAGTTGTGTGTGATAGTGTTCAATTCCTTGAACCTAAAAATGCTCAACATAATGGTGGCCAACGTCAACAAAATGAATTCCAAGACTACGGTCAAGGATTTGGTGGTCAACAATCAGGACAAAACAATTCGAACAATAACGCATCTAACACTAAACAATCCGATAATCCATTTGCTAATGCTAATGGACCTATCGATATTAGTGATGATGACTTACCATTCTAA
- the rpsR gene encoding 30S ribosomal protein S18 translates to MAGGPRRGGRRRKKVCYFTANGITHIDYKDTELLKRFISERGKILPRRVTGTSAKYQRMLTIAIKRARHMALLPYVKEEQ, encoded by the coding sequence ATGGCAGGTGGACCAAGAAGAGGCGGACGTCGTCGTAAAAAAGTATGCTATTTCACAGCAAATGGTATTACACATATCGACTATAAAGACACTGAATTATTGAAACGTTTTATCTCAGAACGCGGTAAAATTTTACCACGTCGTGTAACTGGCACTTCAGCTAAATATCAACGTATGTTGACTATAGCTATTAAACGTGCTCGTCATATGGCTTTATTACCATATGTAAAAGAAGAACAATAA